A window of the Oryza brachyantha chromosome 5, ObraRS2, whole genome shotgun sequence genome harbors these coding sequences:
- the LOC102713545 gene encoding pentatricopeptide repeat-containing protein At2g15980 isoform X2: MHTPVRDVKALGGDPTADNSSLYFIDADHPYATTTASILTSHRSRSKWSHLSSLPVPNPLPVSAIAAIPLLLRHRPNVALRFHLFAMRHLLPSGSPPPLLLSVSVTHVAANSRLRHAALSVLASTAHHYPHSQIFTALAATYRRFSSAPFVFDLLLLAYLRSRQDTIAATSITRYILAAGARPLPSTSTILLRSLPSAAAALDMYHEIYTRPCSRINSQLLPTVHTFNSLLLAFYREGKCNDFKIVLQEMGRYSCRHNVCTYNIRMAAYCDCKDMEKARGLWDEMVQEGIQPDVATYNTMISGYCGSGEVGMAEEMFKDMEMSVTDPSDMRRRGFQMVAEVVEEVVNVLCQKKRVNEALGFLKEEMRREEFVPSQGCYEVLIREFCDQGEVELAMRLQAEMAGKGFKARREIYHAFVCAYEKTEDYGMAERLRKELLVISDEGE; encoded by the exons ATGCATACTCCAGTTCGAGACGTCAAGGCCTTGGGTGGAGATCCCACTGCTGACAATTCGTCCCTGTACTTCATTGATGCTGATCACCCGTATGCCACTACCACCGCTTCCATTCTCACCTCCCACCGCTCCAGGTCGAAGTGGTCACACCTCTCCTCCTTACCCGTGCCCAATCCCCTCCCGGTCTCTGCCATCGCGGCAATCCCCCTCCTGCTCCGGCACCGCCCGAACGTGGCTCTAAGATTCCATCTCTTCGCCATGCGCCACCTGCTTCCCTCTGGCTCCCCTCCCCCACTCCTCCTCTCAGTCTCCGTCACCCATGTTGCGGCCAACTCCCGCCTCCGCCATGCTGCACTCTCTGTCCTCGCTTCCACTGCTCACCACTACCCACATTCTCAAATCTTCACTGCCCTAGCCGCAACCTACCGTCGCTTTTCCTCCGCCCCCTTTGTCTTTGaccttctcctcctcgcctACCTTCGCTCCCGCCAGGACACCATTGCTGCGACCTCCATCACTCGTTACATCCTTGCAGCCGGTGCTcgccccctcccctccacctCTACTATCCTCCTCCGTTCCCTCCCCTCTGCCGCCGCGGCCCTTGACATGTACCATGAAATATACACGCGCCCATGTTCAAGGATCAACAGCCAGCTACTGCCGACTGTTCATACCTTCaactccctcctcctcgctttCTATCGTGAAGGGAAGTGCAATGATTTCAAGATTGTGCTCCAGGAAATGGGCAGATATTCCTGCAGGCACAATGTGTGCACCTACAACATTCGGATGGCTGCATATTGTGATTGCAAAGATATGGAGAAGGCGCGAGGACTGTGGGATGAGATGGTTCAGGAAGGTATCCAACCAGATGTTGCCACATACAACACGATGATCAGTGGGTACTGTGGTTCCGGAGAGGTAGGGATGGCAGAGGAGATGTTCAAGGATATGGAGATGAGTGTGACTGACCCGAGCG ACATGAGGAGGAGGGGCTTCCAGATGGTGGCAGAAGTTGTCGAGGAGGTGGTGAATGTACTGTGTCAGAAGAAAAGAGTGAATGAGGCACTAGGTTTTTTGAAGGAAGAGATGAGGAGGGAAGAGTTTGTGCCAAGTCAGGGATGCTACGAGGTATTGATAAGGGAATTTTGTGACCAAGGGGAGGTGGAGTTGGCAATGAGACTCCAAGCAGAAATGGCTGGTAAGGGATTCAAGGCTCGCCGTGAGATATACCATGCGTTTGTCTGTGCCTATGAAAAGACTGAGGATTATGGGATGGCAGAAAGGTTGAGGAAGGAATTGCTGGTGATAAGCGATGAGGGTGAATGA
- the LOC102713545 gene encoding pentatricopeptide repeat-containing protein At2g15980 isoform X1, which translates to MHTPVRDVKALGGDPTADNSSLYFIDADHPYATTTASILTSHRSRSKWSHLSSLPVPNPLPVSAIAAIPLLLRHRPNVALRFHLFAMRHLLPSGSPPPLLLSVSVTHVAANSRLRHAALSVLASTAHHYPHSQIFTALAATYRRFSSAPFVFDLLLLAYLRSRQDTIAATSITRYILAAGARPLPSTSTILLRSLPSAAAALDMYHEIYTRPCSRINSQLLPTVHTFNSLLLAFYREGKCNDFKIVLQEMGRYSCRHNVCTYNIRMAAYCDCKDMEKARGLWDEMVQEGIQPDVATYNTMISGYCGSGEVGMAEEMFKDMEMSVTDPSGTTFEWLIRGHCRVGDIDMAMLVRADMRRRGFQMVAEVVEEVVNVLCQKKRVNEALGFLKEEMRREEFVPSQGCYEVLIREFCDQGEVELAMRLQAEMAGKGFKARREIYHAFVCAYEKTEDYGMAERLRKELLVISDEGE; encoded by the coding sequence ATGCATACTCCAGTTCGAGACGTCAAGGCCTTGGGTGGAGATCCCACTGCTGACAATTCGTCCCTGTACTTCATTGATGCTGATCACCCGTATGCCACTACCACCGCTTCCATTCTCACCTCCCACCGCTCCAGGTCGAAGTGGTCACACCTCTCCTCCTTACCCGTGCCCAATCCCCTCCCGGTCTCTGCCATCGCGGCAATCCCCCTCCTGCTCCGGCACCGCCCGAACGTGGCTCTAAGATTCCATCTCTTCGCCATGCGCCACCTGCTTCCCTCTGGCTCCCCTCCCCCACTCCTCCTCTCAGTCTCCGTCACCCATGTTGCGGCCAACTCCCGCCTCCGCCATGCTGCACTCTCTGTCCTCGCTTCCACTGCTCACCACTACCCACATTCTCAAATCTTCACTGCCCTAGCCGCAACCTACCGTCGCTTTTCCTCCGCCCCCTTTGTCTTTGaccttctcctcctcgcctACCTTCGCTCCCGCCAGGACACCATTGCTGCGACCTCCATCACTCGTTACATCCTTGCAGCCGGTGCTcgccccctcccctccacctCTACTATCCTCCTCCGTTCCCTCCCCTCTGCCGCCGCGGCCCTTGACATGTACCATGAAATATACACGCGCCCATGTTCAAGGATCAACAGCCAGCTACTGCCGACTGTTCATACCTTCaactccctcctcctcgctttCTATCGTGAAGGGAAGTGCAATGATTTCAAGATTGTGCTCCAGGAAATGGGCAGATATTCCTGCAGGCACAATGTGTGCACCTACAACATTCGGATGGCTGCATATTGTGATTGCAAAGATATGGAGAAGGCGCGAGGACTGTGGGATGAGATGGTTCAGGAAGGTATCCAACCAGATGTTGCCACATACAACACGATGATCAGTGGGTACTGTGGTTCCGGAGAGGTAGGGATGGCAGAGGAGATGTTCAAGGATATGGAGATGAGTGTGACTGACCCGAGCGGTACGACATTTGAATGGTTGATTAGAGGGCATTGTAGGGTGGGGGATATTGATATGGCAATGCTTGTGCGTGCAGACATGAGGAGGAGGGGCTTCCAGATGGTGGCAGAAGTTGTCGAGGAGGTGGTGAATGTACTGTGTCAGAAGAAAAGAGTGAATGAGGCACTAGGTTTTTTGAAGGAAGAGATGAGGAGGGAAGAGTTTGTGCCAAGTCAGGGATGCTACGAGGTATTGATAAGGGAATTTTGTGACCAAGGGGAGGTGGAGTTGGCAATGAGACTCCAAGCAGAAATGGCTGGTAAGGGATTCAAGGCTCGCCGTGAGATATACCATGCGTTTGTCTGTGCCTATGAAAAGACTGAGGATTATGGGATGGCAGAAAGGTTGAGGAAGGAATTGCTGGTGATAAGCGATGAGGGTGAATGA
- the LOC121054392 gene encoding uncharacterized protein LOC121054392 yields MITKAQHPWIVVVGSHNVAPSNRTIILTERSGHPCASSGIRAKLIGAPTLASVLVYPNNFTTSEEGFFANLSTQLVSQELLQRSFLRHYCEGINNTGKMNLW; encoded by the exons ATGATTACTAAGGCACAACATCCCTGGATAGTTGTAGTCGGATCGCACAATGTCGCTCCATCTAATCGAACTATCATTCTCACCGAAAGATCGGGACACCCGTGCGcatcaagtggtatcagagccaagtTGATCG GTGCTCCCACATTAGCAAGTGTTTTGGTTTATCCCAATAATTTCACCACAAGTGAGGAAG GTTTCTTTGCCAATCTATCAACTCAGCTGGTGTCTCAGGAGCTTCTTCAACG aAGTTTTTTAAGACATTACTGTGAAGGAATAAATAACACGGGCAAAATGAACCTCTGGTAG
- the LOC102720606 gene encoding uncharacterized protein LOC102720606 yields the protein MTTAPVPVSDGGDASNVLFTGLRDHTDLLTEVLLRLPPWSLCQLRCVCKLWRDRTTSSTFLSAYADRHASNPSNWLLLDRTIFIDTAPTPRGPVRALVRISEPPKVSSIVSSSRLCPIRRKELSHKQQPPMVVGYSGGLALLMANDNSYYVCNPFTGDAFLLPAPNPQLRNAESLGIVVARDGEYVVAQLVAACLRCFSSEIGRWEEKPVVCSGFSKSDMAFSSGGMLHFVDLNCGILSCDPFAPVPTVVFISLPVASGRPSHGLDEWIHMRYVGVSAGRLCFLDIDEDDGESGLMSLWALSGSSGEWMLEYKVDFEDLWQDESFDGHSFDDDEVPLVGLVHPLNEHSVYVISDGCLFNIDQRTRQVLDCTAQTNAGREVGSSPPIACVVPPLPHLVSPFPSGLRKEASNSDPQVGESSGKPQKSTKGRRRKPKT from the exons ATGACAACAGCTCCAGTTCCAGTCAGTGATGGTGGTGATGCTTCAAATGTTCTTTTCACCGGCCTCCGAGATCACACTGACCTCCTCACTGAGGTCCTCCTCCGGCTGCCACCCTGGTCGCTCTGCCAACTCCGGTGCGTCTGCAAACTGTGGCGAGACAGGACAACGTCGTCCACCTTCCTCTCGGCCTACGCCGATCGCCATGCCTCCAACCCTTCGAACTGGCTCCTCCTCGACCGGACAATCTTTATCGACACTGCCCCGACACCCCGAGGCCCAGTCCGTGCACTGGTTCGCATTTCTGAGCCGCCAAAAGTCTCATCAATCGTCAGCTCGTCTCGCCTGTGCCCCATCCGCCGGAAGGAGCTCTCGCATAAGCAGCAGCCACCCATGGTCGTCGGCTACAGTGGCGGCCTTGCCCTGCTCATGGCCAATGACAACAGCTACTACGTCTGCAACCCATTCACCGGAGATGCTTTTCTTCTCCCTGCTCCGAATCCCCAACTCCGCAATGCTGAGAGCCTGGGCATTGTTGTTGCTCGGGACGGCGAGTATGTGGTTGCTCAGCTCGTGGCCGCCTGTCTGCGCTGCTTCTCGTCCGAAATTGGCCGCTGGGAGGAGAAGCCCGTCGTGTGTTCTGGATTCTCCAAGAGCGACATGGCGTTTTCTTCCGGCGGGATGCTCCATTTCGTTGATCTCAACTGTGGCATACTCTCCTGTGACCCATTTGCGCCGGTGCCAACTGTAGTTTTCATCAGCCTGCCAGTGGCCAGTGGTAGACCCAGTCATGGCCTGGATGAATGGATCCACATGAGGTACGTTGGCGTCTCCGCTGGGCGGCTGTGCTTCTTGGACATTGATGAAGACGATGGAGAATCTGGGTTAATGAGCCTGTGGGCATTATCTGGGAGCAGTGGTGAGTGGATGCTGGAATATAAAGTGGATTTTGAGGATCTGTGGCAAGATGAAAGCTTTGATGGTCATTcgtttgatgatgatgaggttCCATTAGTTGGTTTGGTTCACCCGCTGAATGAGCACAGTGTCTATGTGATCTCTGATGGCTGCCTCTTCAACATTGATCAGCGGACAAGGCAGGTTCTTGATTGTACCGCGCAGACTAATGCCGGGAGGGAGGTTGGATCTTCTCCTCCGATTGCTTGTGTCGTACCCCCGCTACCACATCTGGTGTCTCCATTTCCCTCGG GTTTAAGGAAAGAAGCAAGCAACAGTGATCCTCAGGTGGGAGAAAGCAGTGGTAAGCCCCAAAAGTCTACAAAGGGCAGGAGGAGGAAACCGAAGACATGA